GTCTGCGAGCATTTCGGCATTGCCCTTGACCACCACAACGCCGAATCTGACGCTGCGGCCTGCGCAGAGGTCTATCTGCGTTTGCGGGCTATGGGCGTCACCGACGGCCAGATGCGCCTGTAAGATGCGCCTGTAGACAATGCCGCCGCAGAACCTCGCAACGCATTGACCCAAGTTCCGCTGCCCCGAAGTGCCCGCCAGGGTATGCCGGGACCTGAAAACCTCTGGCCCGTCCTCGTCAACAAAATGGCGATGTCCGGGCCAGAGGTTTTTATTTTTTTGTAATTTTTCAAATAATACTCTGTTTTTATTAATATAAATAAAAATGGAACAGGTTTTGCTTGCGCCTTGTCAGCAATCCATAAGGACTGCGGGAGGCATCATGAAAAGTTTGTTCAGCAGTCAGGTCGGCCTGGTCGGCACGGTCATGAACATGCAGCTTCAAAGGCAGAATGTCATTGCCGGCAACTTGTCCAACATTGACACCCCCAACTACAAGCCGCGTGAACTGAGCTTTGAAAAAGAGCTTCAGACCGCTCTCGGGCAGAATATGGAAGGGCAGATGAGCCGTACCAGCGAGGAGCACATTCCCTCGACCTTTGATCCTGCATCCTTCAGGCCCGAGTGGTCGGAGGCTTTCAAGCCCAGACTTATTCACGGTGAAGACCGCGTGAACCTTGATAAGGAAATGGCCAAGCACGCCAAGAACCAGTTACAGTTTACGGCCCTGGCCCAAGTTCTGACAAAAACGTTTGAAGGCGTGAATAACGTCATACAGGACGGCAAGCAGGCCTAGAGCGATTTCTCTAGCGATGCTGTCGCCATCCGTAAGGCTTCTTCGTCGCCTAACGGCTGCCGCTTGAAATTGCTCTAGCGGATGCGGGAGCAGACGCCCGCAGCGGAGGCGTAAGCGCAGTTTATCTGCGCGGTTAAACGCCGGAGCGAGCGTCTAGTAAGCATTGAGAATAGATATTCTCAATGCGAAAATGCTCTAAGAAGCGCCGTCCGGTTGACGGGCAGAGCTTCCTCGGTTCGTCGTGCAGCAAACGCAGGGCAGGGTTGGGCGGTCTTCAGGGATTTTTGAGCATCAGGAGGACGTCATGGATTTCATGACAGCATTTGACATAAGCGCATCGGGCCTTGCGGCCGACCGTACGCGCATCAATACCATTTCAATGAACCTGGCCAATGCCAAGACCACGCGCACGCCCCTGGGCGGTCCTTACCGCAGGCGTACCGTTGTGCAGCAGACGGCTGATGTGGACGATCCCTTTTCCGTCCACATGCAGTCGGCCCTCGACCGCTCGGTCAAGGGGGTGCGCGTCATGGCCGTGACGATGGACAACCGCCCCTTCAAGCGCGTGTATGAGCCGGGCAACCCCGACGCCAATGCCGAGGGGTACGTGATGTACCCCGACATCAACGTGGTGGAGGAAATGGCCAACCTCATGACGGCCCAGCGCAATTATGAAGCCAACGTCACCACAGTGGACGCCGTCAAGGGCATGTACGTCAAGGCTCTTGAAATCGGGAAATAACACCGGGCATCCGTTTTTACGGGCATACGGAACCAGCGAGTAGCGTCAGGAGAACATCATGAGCATTCAGGCAACGGGCATGCGCGCCTATAGCGAAGCCATACAGCATTTCAGCAAGGTTTCAAGCAGCTTGCAGCAAGGGTCGGCGGTCGGCGGGCAGACGCTTTTTTCCCGCACTCTGGATCAGAGCCTTGCCCGCAGCCAGGTGGATACCGGTGAAAACTTTGGCGCACAGGTGGACAAGATGCAGTTCCCCGGCAAGGCTTCAACGCCGGTGATGCCCGAAAACAGCTTTACGGGAACGCTCAAAGACTCGCTCAACAAGGTCAGTCAGTTGCAGAACGTGAAGGATAAAGCCATCGACGACTTCGCTTCCGGCCGTACGCAAAACGTGCAGGAACTCATGATCACCATGCAGAAGTCCAGTCTTGCCATGAAGCTGACCACCGCTGTGCGCGGCAAGGTTCTGGAAGCGTATAAAGAAATTTCAAAGATGCAGTTCTAGACAGTGTAGCCACGAGCGCCTTTTCAGGCATCTCTGCGTCGAACTTCGCCTTTTATTCCGGTCGAGTACCAACAGAGTACACTCCCTGCATAAAAGGCTCGTTCTCCTTGATATGACTGAAAATTCATCTCGTGACGACACTGTCTGGGGAAACGCTGATTCATTCCGCTTGGCGGTGTTGCTTCACTTTTTTTGAACCAGTCGAGGTCGGAAGAGTCCACTCCTGCTTCAAAAAAAGATCGCGCCTTGCCAAACGAAATACCCGCGCGTTTCCAGGAGGCTCTTTACTCAGTGCTTCTCTAGATAAAGTACGCCGGGGGATTCCCTTTTACGGTCTGACTGCCTGACAGTTCATATCTGGCCTGCGCAACTCTCTGACCAGCAGAATTCTCTCACCTGCACAACTCGCGCTCCTGAACGACCTTTCCTCATGTGGCCCTGCCGCTGGGGAAAGGTTTTTTTATGGCTTCACAAATTTGAGCGCCAGGCGGCAGGCCAGGCAGCCAGATGTTACCTGTCAAAAGCGCATGCTTATATAGTGGCATAGCTCTTGCTATGGCTAGTAAAGCCCGGCCCTGGTGTCGGAAAACCAGCGCTCAAGCGCACAGGAGCGGAACATGCCTGCATTCATTCAACAATTCGTCAACGCCCTTGCGGCTATATGGGCCAAGATGAGCCCACTGCAACGCATTGCTTCCGTTGGCGGGGCTGTCGGGCTGCTGGCTGCGGTCATTGGTATGTCCATCTGGCTGACCCGCCCAGAATACAAGGTTCTTTATTCCAACCTTGGCCCGGAAGACGCCAGCGTGGTCATCAAGACCCTGCAGGGCGACAAGGTGGCCTACCGCATCACCGACAACGGCGCCACCATCATGGTGCCGCAGGAAGTGGTTTACGACCAGCGCATCAAGATAGCTGGCGAAGGCGGCCTGGTGGGGCAGGGCATAGGTTTTGAAATTTTTGACAAGGTCAAGGTCGGGCAGACCGACTTTGTGCAGAAGATCAACTACTCACGTGCGCTCCAGGGGGAACTGGCCCGCACCATCAGCCAGTTTCCTGGTGTTGAAAGCGCCCGCGTGCACCTGGTCATCCCGCGCCGCAGCCTTTTTATCGAAGAGCGCCAGTCTCCTTCGGCCTCGGTGGTTCTCAAGCTTAGCCGGGCCAACCTCAAGATCGACCAGAAAGAAATCAACGCCATTCTCAACATGATGCTCATGTCCGTTGAAGGGCTGGACAGAGCCCATGTTTCCATCACCGACACCAGCGGCAAGGTTCTTTACCAGCCGGAAGAAGACAGCCTGGCGGGCATCACCACCACCCAGATGGAATACCGCCAGACCGTGCAGCGCAACCTTGAACGCCGCATTGAAGAAATGCTGCAGCCCCTTTTCGGCTCTGGCCGCGTCATCGCCAAGGTCAATGCCGATATGGATTTCAGCCAGAAGACCATACGCCGCGAACTTTTTGATCCTGAAAAAACAGCGGTTCGCAGCGAATACCGTCAGGAAGAAAGCCAGCAGGGCCGCGCCAACCTTGAAGCGGGCGCGCCGGATGTAAATTTTCGTGGCGACGGCATCACCGGTTCGGTTTCAGACCAGAGCGGCACACGTGAATCACGCACCACCAACTATGAAATCAACAAGGAAGAACAGCAGATTGTTTCAAATGTGGGTGAATTGCGTCGTTTGACGGTTGCAGTCCTCATTGATGGCACGTATGTAAAGACCGATGGCACCTGGACCTTTATGCCGCGCAAGAGCGAAGAGCTTGAGCGGGTACGCCAGTTGGTGCACAACGCTGTGGGTCTGGACACGGCCCGGGGCGATGCCTTGGAGGTCAGTTCCGCGCCCTTTACCGACTCGGAGCCGCCCAAGGACCCCAACTTCGCCGACATGCTGGCCGACTACGCCGAGCGCCTGGGCAAGCCCCTGCTCAACGCGCTGCTGGCGTTCCTGTTCCTGATGCTCATCGTGCGGCCTGTGGTGCTGGCGCTTATCCGCCCCAAGGTCGAAGCGGGCGAAATGGTCGAAGGTCTGGAAGGTCTGCCTGCCGCCGAAGAGCAGCTTGCTCTCTATGAGGCGCTGGAAGAGGCCGCCAGAACTGAAGACGAATCGTCGATGGGCGATGCGGATGACGAGGACGATATGATGTTCA
This DNA window, taken from Desulfovibrio sp. 86, encodes the following:
- the flgB gene encoding flagellar basal body rod protein FlgB, producing MKSLFSSQVGLVGTVMNMQLQRQNVIAGNLSNIDTPNYKPRELSFEKELQTALGQNMEGQMSRTSEEHIPSTFDPASFRPEWSEAFKPRLIHGEDRVNLDKEMAKHAKNQLQFTALAQVLTKTFEGVNNVIQDGKQA
- the flgC gene encoding flagellar basal body rod protein FlgC, with product MDFMTAFDISASGLAADRTRINTISMNLANAKTTRTPLGGPYRRRTVVQQTADVDDPFSVHMQSALDRSVKGVRVMAVTMDNRPFKRVYEPGNPDANAEGYVMYPDINVVEEMANLMTAQRNYEANVTTVDAVKGMYVKALEIGK
- the fliE gene encoding flagellar hook-basal body complex protein FliE; protein product: MSIQATGMRAYSEAIQHFSKVSSSLQQGSAVGGQTLFSRTLDQSLARSQVDTGENFGAQVDKMQFPGKASTPVMPENSFTGTLKDSLNKVSQLQNVKDKAIDDFASGRTQNVQELMITMQKSSLAMKLTTAVRGKVLEAYKEISKMQF
- the fliF gene encoding flagellar basal-body MS-ring/collar protein FliF — its product is MPAFIQQFVNALAAIWAKMSPLQRIASVGGAVGLLAAVIGMSIWLTRPEYKVLYSNLGPEDASVVIKTLQGDKVAYRITDNGATIMVPQEVVYDQRIKIAGEGGLVGQGIGFEIFDKVKVGQTDFVQKINYSRALQGELARTISQFPGVESARVHLVIPRRSLFIEERQSPSASVVLKLSRANLKIDQKEINAILNMMLMSVEGLDRAHVSITDTSGKVLYQPEEDSLAGITTTQMEYRQTVQRNLERRIEEMLQPLFGSGRVIAKVNADMDFSQKTIRRELFDPEKTAVRSEYRQEESQQGRANLEAGAPDVNFRGDGITGSVSDQSGTRESRTTNYEINKEEQQIVSNVGELRRLTVAVLIDGTYVKTDGTWTFMPRKSEELERVRQLVHNAVGLDTARGDALEVSSAPFTDSEPPKDPNFADMLADYAERLGKPLLNALLAFLFLMLIVRPVVLALIRPKVEAGEMVEGLEGLPAAEEQLALYEALEEAARTEDESSMGDADDEDDMMFKDIEALKAHIFSLSDNHMEQVVSLVRGWMKRDETVKA